One stretch of Tribolium castaneum strain GA2 chromosome 5, icTriCast1.1, whole genome shotgun sequence DNA includes these proteins:
- the LOC100142057 gene encoding uncharacterized protein LOC100142057 isoform X1, whose protein sequence is MTNWIFLLSTLAVVNCRPQNTQETPAVEIEKQHVIEITPRQLYETNDQKELDESTKEILEKIALVNEKQGLNKKKPRPHYQHFPFSYLRSQESRQGDDFKFPRDPFTNPILDYVEGKQKEPAADKRTPITTQFSDEESEESEVPPGQYIKRKVIHQQTMIVPGASFMPGGFNPPPPPPPQASIPQSFYAMNQNVKKSELEAQTVNNVRNIVGNSQYLYNPYLQQYNPYLYQQIQPTGRQGQWPPQWPFAQYFPIIIKDPLMHMFNAMTTMIEYGPQAGQGGNKCKHLEKKSREITTKPKLSYNVVDNGKGAEIYVSNEDDSNMTTVLEIEDLQIRDKPNLNLRRESKQNQEIKKTFFYNTTDPLSNPLIQTLQITKSEINSNDTSRQSPPIRDQELGEDEIELEELDKAEDVQVSHDGNKKLFSKDNTGSGIFVHKIKVRKGGVAIAGPGGIATAGSGGTAIVGPNGFAYTHPDSLAIAGSGTKVVAVEPTINLATVVNDHKNKTRGQGHAAPSRLGKVVAVGPVIYYNKG, encoded by the exons ATGACCAATTGGATTTTTCTC TTATCAACATTGGCTGTGGTTAACTGTAGGCCCCAAAATACCCAAGAAACACCAGCAGTAGA gatTGAAAAACAACACGTAATAGAAATCACACCGCGCCAACTGTACGAAACAAATGATCAGAAAGAACTAGACGAAAGTACGAAAGAAATCCTTGAGAAAATAGCACTAGTCAATGAAAAACAGGgattaaataagaaaaaacccCGACCACACTATCAACACTTCCCGTTCAGTTATTTAAGATCGCAGGAGTCCAGACAAGGAGATGATTTTAAATTCCCGAGGGATCCATTCACGAACCCGATCCTGGACTACGTCGAAGGCAAACAAAAGGAACCAGCAGCAGACAAACGGACTCCAATCACCACACAATTCAGTGATGAGGAAAGTGAGGAAAGTGAGGTACCACCTGGCCAGTACATCAAACGTAAAGTAATCCACCAACAAACAATGATCGTACCAGGAGCTAGTTTCATGCCGGGGGGTTTCAACCCACCCCCACCTCCACCCCCACAAGCAAGCATCCCCCAGTCGTTTTATGCCATGAATCAAAACGTGAAAAAAAGCGAACTGGAGGCACAAACTGTTAACAATGTTAGAAATATTGTTGGAAATTCGCAATACTTGTACAATCCATACTTGCAACAATATAACCCGTATCTCTACCAGCAAATACAACCCACTGGACGTCAAGGGCAATGGCCCCCACAATGGCCCTTTGCCCAGTACTTCCCGATCATAATAAAGGACCCCCTCATGCATATGTTCAATGCTATGACCACAATGATCGAGTATGGGCCTCAGGCGGGTCAAGGGGGCAATAAGTGCaaacatttagaaaaaaaatcacgagAAATCACAACGAAGCCCAAATTGAGCTACAATGTCGTGGATAATGGAAAAGGGGCCGAAATATATGTCTCAAACGAAGACGATTCAAACATGACCACAGTCCTCGAAATTGAAGATTTGCAAATAAGGGACAAACCAAATTTAAACTTGCGGCGAGAATCGAAGCAAAATCAGGAAatcaagaaaacatttttctacAATACGACTGATCCCTTGTCCAATCCCCTGATCCAGACTTTACAAATCACCAAAAGCGAAATCAATTCCAATGATACCTCCCGACAGTCGCCTCCGATTCGTGACCAGGAGCTAGGTGAAGACGAAATAGAGCTGGAGGAGTTGGATAAGGCGGAAGACGTGCAAGTGTCACACGATGGAAACAAGAAACTCTTCAGTAAGGATAACACCGGAAGTGGGATTTTTGTCCATAAAATCAAAGTCAGGAAAGGTGGAGTGGCCATCGCAGGACCTGGAGGTATCGCAACCGCTGGCAGTGGTGGCACTGCGATTGTTGGACCCAATGGATTTGCTTATACACACCCAGATAGTCTCGCAATTGCGGGTTCAGGGACTAAAGTGGTGGCTGTGGAACCGACGATTAATCTTGCGACGGTTGTTAATGACCATAAGAATAAGACGAGGGGGCAAGGGCATGCAGCACCGTCAAGGTTGGGGAAAGTTGTGGCGGTGGGGCcggttatttattataataaagggtga